The following coding sequences lie in one Danio aesculapii unplaced genomic scaffold, fDanAes4.1, whole genome shotgun sequence genomic window:
- the gli1 gene encoding zinc finger protein GLI1: MYNPSVAPGACMEPYMRPPHAPPPPHSMMGHRGMPPPEGMSGVPYCNQNMMTSHHNLPHNQHTSELMASGDASCFSTPRSMLKLSKKRALSISPLSDASVDLQTVIRTSPNSLVAFVNSRCGPNNPSSYGHLSVGTMSPSLGFSSSINYSRAQGNIYSHPVPSCIGAPARLPPHNPRLHTPAKHTHLKTEPVLGSVMDSINIKSLEDHSEGDVASPSSTGTQDPLLGLLEGRDDLDKEEKPEPEAIYETNCHWESCSKEFDTQEQLVHHINNEHIHGEKKEFVCHWKECSREQRPFKAQYMLVVHMRRHTGEKPHKCTFEGCNKAYSRLENLKTHLRSHTGEKPYVCEHEGCNKAFSNASDRAKHQNRTHSNEKPYICKIPGCTKRYTDPSSLRKHVKTVHGPEAHITKKHRGDTGPRPPGLTAAGQSSELLIEKEERNREDCKLLAPENTLKSQPSPGGQSSCSSERSPLGSANNNDSGVEMNLNAAGSLEDLTTQEDSGNAGVSESSTTVGSGGMCMSVQALKRLENLKIDKLKQIRRPTPPGRNAGNKLPALSATGEMMSMCAPSPLLSNRRVMELSAPDMGGVTGMGMSCPPNDRRGSGTSSLSSAYTVSRRSSMVSPYLSSRRSSDVSHCQSVMGGEVPGDPLSPQNSQRAGLCQSSGGLPGLPSLTPAQQYSLKAKYAAATGGPPPTPLPNMEQAGAPARHVGFLRECHGQPLPPFLQQGGTRRHSANAEYGTGVIYPHQAPGNNTRRASDPVRSGADPQGLPKVQRFNSLSNVSLMSRRNALQQCGSDAALSRHMYSPRPPSITENVMMEAMAMDGNTEGRQQGNMIPGGDRSYMGYQHNPHQASQLSPGQESLGCIDQVYQSQMQGQYQREESCTTGVMGQTDIANNLLQQAEYGMSTCQLSPSGPHYPSQGDGSGPWGQTNQLHSPGMQYQGAGIQGQHYPQQGVYDPTSDPNLQRVTVKPEQFHPSMGGSSSCQNTKTLHQNRHNANMQTYPLQGQGIMNRSSNASCDFHHSQMGTQPSQGGSFQSGTGINLALAESRRSQTPMHQMKEMMVRNYVQSQQALLWEQQQEQSVSGKPDVMDMGQTQMMQHSPQHQQANQNHHPGNTYQGYPNQNLMSPQQNRVPVSVKEQMQSSCYGPDMMPRPPQVRKPLSRQNSLSQQAGGAYLGSPPHLSPVHSTASPRRGVRLPPVQQQQQQQQQQQHSENFNNNNNPMYYSGQIHMHHDLEKTPEGPCLAQQHLTSSDPTTKPTSISYPDPAPMSNALEHLDLENAQIDFTSIIDDQEPSSYSPINAPIGHHQCSSQTSSRLTTPQNSITLPSGLSNMAIGDMSSMLTSLAGENKYLNTLS; the protein is encoded by the exons GTATGAGCGGCGTCCCCTACTGTAACCAGAACATGATGACATCCCATCATAATCTCCCTCATAACCAGCACACATCTGAACTCATGGCATCAGGAGATG CCTCGTGTTTCTCCACTCCTCGCTCGATGCTGAAGCTCAGTAAGAAGCGAGCTCTGTCCATCTCTCCGCTATCGGACGCCAGTGTGGATCTGCAGACCGTCATCCGCACCTCTCCAAACTCTCTGGTGGCCTTCGTCAACTCTCGCTGCGGTCCCAATAACCCCAGCTCATACGGGCATCTGTCTGTGGGCACCATGAG CCCATCATTGGGTTTCTCCAGCTCCATCAACTACTCCAGGGCTCAGGGGAACATCTACAGTCATCCTGTCCCATCATGCATTGGGGCTCCGGCTCGCCTGCCTCCACACAACCCCAGATTGCACACGCctgccaaacacacacat ctgAAAACGGAGCCTGTCCTGGGCAGTGTAATGGACAGCATCAACATTAAGAGTTTGGAGGATCATTCAGAAGGAGACGTGGCCAGTCCGTCCTCCACCGGAACACAG GATCCTCTTCTGGGTTTACTTGAAGGCAGAGATGATCTGGATAAAGAGGAGAAACCCGAACCCGAGGCCATTTATGAGACGAACTGCCACTGGGAGAGCTGCAGCAAAGAGTTTGACACGCAGGAGCAGCTGGTGCAT CACATCAATAATGAGCACATCCACGGAGAGAAGAAGGAGTTTGTTTGCCACTGGAAGGAATGTTCCCGAGAGCAGCGTCCTTTTAAAGCACAGTATATGCTGGTGGTGCACATGCGCAGACACACCGGAGAAAAGCCACACAAGTGCACT TTTGAAGGCTGTAATAAAGCATACTCACGGTTGGAAAACCTGAAGACTCATTTGCGctctcacaccggagagaaaccctaCGTTTGTGAACACGAGGGCTGTAACAAGGCTTTCTCTAATGCGTCAGACCGAGCAAAGCACCAGAACAGAACACACTCCAATGAG AAACCGTACATTTGTAAGATTCCTGGCTGTACGAAGCGCTACACAGACCCGAGCTCTCTGAGGAAGCATGTGAAGACGGTGCACGGACCGGAGGCGCACATAACGAAAAAACACCGTGGCGACACTGGCCCTCGTCCTCCCGGTTTGACCGCTGCAGGACAGAGCTCTGAGCTGCTGATAGAAAAAGAGGAGAGAAACCGGGAAGACTGCAAACTACTCGCTCCAGAAAACACACTG AAATCTCAGCCGAGCCCTGGTGGCCAGTCTTCCTGCAGTAGCGAACGTTCTCCACTAGGGAGTGCCAATAATAATGACAGCGGTGTGGAGATGAATCTTAATGCGGCAGGAAGTCTGGAGGATCTGACCACACAGGAGGACAGTGGGAACGCCGGTGTGTCTGAATCTAGCACTACCGTCGGCTCGGGGGGAATGTGCATGTCTGTACAGGCCTTAAAGAGGCTGGAAAACCTGAAGATCGACAAACTGAAGCAAATTCGTCGGCCAACGCCACCTGGGCGCAACGCAGGAAACAAACTCCCGGCTCTCTCAG CAACAGGAGAGATGATGAGCATGTGTGCTCCCTCTCCCTTGCTCTCCAACCGGCGTGTGATGGAGCTTTCGGCTCCCGATATGGGTGGAGTCACTGGAATGGGAATGTCCTGCCCTCCAAACGACCGGCGCGGCAGCGGCACCAGCAGCCTCAGCTCTGCTTACACCGTGAGCCGCCGGTCATCAATGGTCTCGCCCTACCTGTCCAGCAGGCGCTCCAGTGATGTGTCCCACTGCCAGTCTGTGATGGGGGGCGAGGTTCCCGGTGACCCGCTGTCTCCGCAGAACAGCCAAAGAGCCGGATTGTGCCAGAGTTCTGGGGGTTTACCAGGTCTACCGAGTCTCACTCCTGCACAGCAGTATAGTCTAAAGGCTAAATATGCAGCAGCAACAGGAGGTCCACCCCCTACCCCACTTCCAAACATGGAACAAGCTGGCGCTCCTGCAAGACATGTGGGATTTTTGAGGGAATGCCACGGCCAGCCTCTTCCTCCATTTCTGCAGCAAGGTGGCACAAGAAGACACAGTGCTAATGCCGAATATGGTACAGGAGTGATCTATCCACATCAGGCACCTGGCAACAACACAAGACGTGCTAGTGATCCAGTGCGCTCCGGAGCCGACCCGCAGGGTTTACCCAAAGTGCAGCGATTTAACAGCTTGAGCAACGTGTCTCTTATGAGTCGCCGAAATGCACTGCAGCAGTGCGGCTCTGATGCTGCTCTGAGCAGGCACATGTATTCGCCTCGTCCACCCAGCATCACTGAAAATGTCATGATGGAGGCCATGGCTATGGACGGGAACACCGAAGGCAGACAGCAAGGCAACATGATCCCAGGTGGAGACCGAAGCTACATGGGCTACCAGCATAATCCTCACCAAGCAAGTCAGCTGTCTCCTGGGCAAGAAAGTCTGGGATGCATTGATCAAGTTTATCAGTCTCAAATGCAAGGTCAGTATCAGCGTGAGGAGAGTTGCACCACTGGGGTAATGGGTCAGACTGACATTGCAAACAATCTACTTCAACAAGCTGAGTATGGGATGAGCACTTGTCAGCTCAGTCCTTCAGGTCCACACTATCCCAGCCAAGGTGATGGATCAGGACCTTGGGGACAAACCAACCAGCTTCACAGCCCTGGGATGCAATACCAGGGTGCAGGAATACAAGGACAGCACTACCCTCAACAGGGCGTATATGACCCTACATCTGACCCTAACCTTCAAAGAGTTACTGTAAAACCAGAGCAATTCCATCCATCAATGGGAGGATCTAGTTCTTGCCAGAACACTAAAACTCTGCACCAGAATAGGCATAATGCAAATATGCAAACATATCCACTACAAGGCCAAGGTATCATGAATAGATCCTCCAATGCAAGTTGTGACTTCCATCATTCCCAAATGGGAACACAACCAAGCCAGGGGGGATCTTTTCAGAGTGGTACTGGTATAAACCTTGCCCTAGCAGAGAGCCGCAGATCACAAACACCAATGCATCAAATGAAGGAAATGATGGTCAGGAACTACGTGCAATCCCAGCAGGCTCTCCTATGGGAGCAGCAGCAAGAGCAGAGTGTCTCCGGAAAGCCTGATGTTATGGACATGGGACAAACACAGATGATGCAGCACAGTCCGCAACATCAACAAGCCAACCAGAATCATCATCCTGGTAACACTTACCAAGGCTACCCAAATCAGAACTTGATGAGCCCACAGCAAAATCGGGTTCCTGTATCTGTCAAGGAGCAAATGCAAAGCTCCTGCTATGGGCCAGACATGATGCCACGACCACCCCAAGTACGAAAGCCCTTGAGTCGCCAAAACAGCCTTTCCCAACAAGCAGGTGGAGCTTACCTGGGAAGCCCACCTCACCTCAGCCCGGTCCACTCTACAGCCAGTCCCAGAAGAGGAGTTCGACTCCCGCcagttcaacaacaacaacaacaacaacaacagcagcagcattcGGAAaacttcaacaacaacaacaacccaaTGTACTACTCAGGCCAGATACACATGCACCACGACCTAGAGAAGACTCCAGAGGGTCCATGTCTTGCCCAGCAGCACCTAACAAGCTCAGACCCCACTACAAAACCAACATCAATCTCTTATCCAGACCCTGCCCCCATGTCCAATGCCTTAGAACACCTAGACTTGGAGAACGCTCAGATTGACTTTACCTCCATCATTGATGACCAAGAACCTTCATCTTACAGTCCAATCAATGCACCTATAGGACACCACCAATGCTCCTCTCAGACCTCCTCTCGCCTTACAACACCCCAAAACTCCATCACACTTCCAAGTGGCCTTTCTAATATGGCAATTGGGGACATGAGCTCAATGTTGACATCACTTGCTGGGGAAAACAAGTATCTAAACACGTTATCCTAA